In Methylophaga thalassica, one genomic interval encodes:
- the aroA gene encoding 3-phosphoshikimate 1-carboxyvinyltransferase, which produces MSSEASKKYIVHPGGKVTGKVRVPGDKSISHRSIMLGSLAEGTTEVTGFLEGEDALATLAVFRGMGVDIIGPDKGKVTIYGVGMHGLKAPTSSLNLGNSGTSMRLLSGLLAGQGFDVTMTGDKSLSSRPMKRVTDPLALMGAKIDTTDGKPPLTLHKTSSLKAIHYDLPMASAQVKSCLLLAGLYAEGKTSVTEPAPTRDHTERMLEGMGYQVEKEGSTVSLVGGGKLTATNIDVPADISSATFFMVAAAIAPGSDITLEHVGVNPTRIGVINILQEMGANITLTNEKVTGGEPVADIRIQYAPLKGIRIPEDQVPLAIDEFPALFIAAACAEGQTVLTGAEELRVKESDRIQVMADGLTTLGIDAKPTEDGIVINGGVIGSGEVDSHSDHRIAMSFAIAGLQAGGSIQINDCANVATSFPGFVDLANKVGLQIEEIDG; this is translated from the coding sequence GTGTCTAGTGAAGCGAGTAAAAAATATATTGTTCATCCTGGTGGTAAGGTAACCGGGAAAGTACGTGTGCCGGGCGATAAATCAATTTCACATCGCTCAATCATGCTCGGCTCACTTGCAGAGGGAACGACAGAAGTTACCGGATTTTTAGAGGGTGAAGATGCTTTAGCAACACTCGCTGTTTTTCGTGGTATGGGGGTCGACATCATTGGCCCTGATAAAGGTAAGGTCACGATTTATGGTGTAGGTATGCATGGCCTTAAAGCACCAACAAGCTCTCTAAACCTGGGTAATAGCGGTACATCCATGCGTCTGTTATCTGGACTGCTGGCAGGCCAGGGTTTTGATGTCACCATGACGGGGGATAAGTCATTATCATCCAGACCGATGAAACGTGTGACCGATCCGTTAGCATTGATGGGCGCGAAGATCGATACCACCGATGGCAAACCACCGCTTACCTTACATAAAACAAGCAGCCTGAAAGCGATTCATTATGATTTGCCAATGGCCAGTGCACAGGTTAAATCCTGTCTATTATTGGCCGGTTTGTATGCAGAAGGTAAAACGTCTGTTACAGAACCTGCGCCAACGCGAGATCATACCGAGCGCATGCTTGAGGGGATGGGTTATCAGGTAGAAAAAGAGGGCAGTACCGTTTCTCTAGTAGGTGGCGGTAAGCTGACAGCAACAAACATAGATGTACCCGCCGATATTTCCTCAGCCACGTTCTTCATGGTCGCTGCGGCGATTGCACCCGGTTCAGATATTACTCTTGAACATGTTGGTGTGAATCCGACCCGTATTGGTGTTATCAATATTCTTCAGGAAATGGGTGCAAACATTACGCTGACCAACGAAAAAGTCACGGGTGGTGAGCCTGTGGCTGATATTCGTATCCAATATGCACCATTAAAAGGGATTCGAATTCCAGAAGATCAAGTACCTCTAGCCATTGATGAATTTCCTGCATTATTCATTGCGGCAGCCTGCGCTGAAGGTCAGACAGTGCTGACCGGGGCTGAAGAGTTACGAGTGAAAGAAAGTGATCGTATCCAAGTTATGGCCGATGGTTTAACCACATTGGGGATCGATGCCAAGCCAACAGAAGATGGCATTGTTATTAATGGTGGTGTGATCGGCAGTGGTGAGGTTGACAGTCATAGTGATCATCGCATTGCTATGTCGTTTGCCATTGCGGGTCTGCAAGCTGGTGGCTCCATTCAGATTAATGACTGTGCAAATGTCGCTACCTCATTCCCGGGCTTTGTTGATTTAGCCAATAAAGTCGGCTTACAGATTGAAGAAATTGATGGCTGA
- the cmk gene encoding (d)CMP kinase has protein sequence MADIPVLTIDGPSGSGKGTIAQMIARELGWHYLDSGAIYRVLAFASLKHQIPASDEKSLVQLAQTLDLQFHLDDDGLSVLLEGEEVSQQIRTEKAGNAASKVAAIPAVRAALLQRQRDFCQLPGLVTDGRDMGTVVFPDAPFKVFLTASAEERALRRYKQLKEKGIESNLSDLIAEISERDKRDSERKVAPLLPATDALILDSTELGITAVYEKVRSYCAI, from the coding sequence ATGGCTGATATTCCTGTATTAACGATCGATGGCCCCAGCGGCTCTGGCAAAGGCACCATTGCACAAATGATTGCCAGAGAATTGGGGTGGCACTATTTAGATAGTGGTGCGATATATCGGGTATTGGCATTTGCTAGTCTTAAACACCAGATTCCAGCCTCGGATGAGAAGTCCCTTGTTCAACTAGCACAAACCTTAGATCTTCAATTTCATTTAGATGATGACGGGCTTAGTGTGCTGTTAGAAGGCGAAGAGGTTAGCCAGCAAATTCGTACAGAAAAAGCAGGTAATGCAGCGTCAAAAGTGGCAGCGATTCCTGCTGTGAGAGCAGCATTATTACAGCGTCAGCGTGACTTTTGCCAATTACCCGGTTTAGTCACCGATGGGCGTGATATGGGTACGGTTGTCTTCCCTGATGCTCCATTTAAAGTGTTTTTAACCGCGAGTGCGGAAGAAAGAGCATTGAGACGTTATAAGCAGTTGAAAGAGAAAGGAATTGAGAGTAACCTTTCCGATCTCATTGCAGAAATCTCAGAGCGGGACAAGCGTGACAGTGAACGTAAAGTCGCGCCGTTATTGCCCGCTACGGATGCATTGATACTGGATTCTACCGAATTAGGTATCACTGCAGTATATGAAAAAGTGCGCAGCTATTGTGCAATTTAA
- the rpsA gene encoding 30S ribosomal protein S1 encodes MSESFADLFEESLNSTPMQPGKIVTGTVVNVGPDVVMVNAGLKSEGAIPVSEFLNENGEVTVSVGDLVDVSLESLEDGFGATQLSRDKAKAAEAWTKLEHAFEAGETVMGIISGKVKGGFTVDLENIRAFLPGSLVDVRPIRDTTHLENKELEFKLIKLDRPRNNIVVSRRAIMEEENSAEREALLETLEEGKVVKGIVKNLTDYGAFVDLGGIDGLLHITDMAWKRVKHPSEVVAIGDEIEVQVLKFDKDRERVSLGLKQMGDDPWKDIARRYPNSTRIHGKVTNIADYGCFVEIEDGVEGLVHMSEMDWTNKNVHPSKLVQLGDEVEVMVLDIDAERRRISLGIKQCQTNPWEEFAMTHNKGDKVSGAIKSITDFGIFIGLDGGIDGLIHLSDISWEEDNEELIRDFKKGDDVEAVVLAIDPERERISLGIKQLQDDPFSAYLAEHPRGSIVNGKVIAVDARGATIELAEGVEGYVRAADIARERVEDASKILAVGDDVEAKFTGMSRKDRTLTLSIKAKDDQEESEAVKEYSNVSAGNTTLGDLLKEQMDQKDN; translated from the coding sequence ATGAGCGAAAGCTTTGCTGATCTCTTCGAAGAGAGTCTAAATTCAACTCCAATGCAACCAGGCAAAATTGTTACCGGTACGGTAGTCAATGTCGGTCCTGATGTTGTTATGGTCAATGCCGGTCTGAAATCAGAAGGCGCTATCCCAGTTTCAGAATTTTTGAACGAAAATGGTGAAGTAACGGTTTCTGTTGGTGACTTAGTCGATGTATCTCTGGAATCATTAGAAGATGGTTTTGGTGCGACACAATTGTCACGTGATAAAGCGAAAGCTGCCGAAGCATGGACTAAATTGGAACACGCGTTTGAAGCGGGTGAAACCGTTATGGGTATCATTTCTGGTAAGGTCAAAGGTGGTTTCACCGTGGATCTGGAAAATATCCGTGCATTCCTTCCTGGTTCTTTGGTCGATGTTCGTCCAATCCGTGATACTACTCACCTGGAAAATAAAGAACTCGAATTCAAACTGATTAAACTTGATCGTCCACGTAACAACATCGTTGTTTCACGTCGTGCGATTATGGAAGAAGAAAACAGTGCAGAACGCGAAGCGTTATTAGAAACGCTGGAAGAAGGCAAAGTAGTTAAAGGTATTGTTAAGAACCTGACTGACTACGGTGCGTTCGTTGATCTGGGCGGCATCGATGGTCTGTTACATATCACTGATATGGCGTGGAAACGTGTTAAACATCCATCTGAAGTTGTTGCTATCGGTGACGAAATTGAAGTTCAAGTACTGAAATTTGATAAAGACCGTGAACGTGTTTCACTGGGTCTGAAACAAATGGGTGATGATCCTTGGAAAGATATCGCTCGTCGTTATCCAAACAGCACACGCATCCACGGTAAAGTCACAAACATTGCTGACTACGGTTGCTTTGTTGAAATCGAAGATGGTGTTGAAGGTTTAGTTCATATGTCTGAAATGGACTGGACTAACAAAAACGTTCACCCATCTAAACTGGTTCAACTGGGTGATGAAGTTGAAGTTATGGTTCTGGATATCGATGCAGAACGTCGCCGTATTTCTCTGGGTATCAAACAATGCCAAACGAACCCATGGGAAGAGTTTGCGATGACCCACAACAAAGGCGACAAAGTGAGTGGTGCTATCAAGTCAATCACTGATTTTGGTATCTTCATCGGCTTAGACGGCGGTATTGATGGTCTGATTCACTTGTCTGATATCTCTTGGGAAGAAGACAACGAAGAATTAATTCGTGACTTCAAGAAAGGTGATGACGTTGAAGCGGTTGTTTTAGCGATTGATCCTGAACGTGAACGCATCTCTTTAGGTATTAAACAATTACAAGACGATCCGTTCTCTGCTTACTTAGCTGAGCATCCACGTGGAAGTATTGTTAACGGTAAAGTCATTGCTGTTGACGCTCGTGGTGCAACAATTGAATTAGCTGAAGGCGTTGAAGGTTATGTTCGTGCTGCAGATATTGCTCGTGAACGTGTTGAAGATGCAAGTAAAATTCTGGCTGTTGGCGACGATGTTGAAGCTAAATTTACTGGCATGTCACGTAAAGATCGTACGCTAACTCTTTCTATCAAAGCGAAAGATGATCAAGAAGAATCAGAAGCTGTGAAAGAGTACAGTAATGTTTCTGCAGGCAACACTACTCTGGGTGATTTGCTTAAAGAACAAATGGATCAGAAAGACAATTAA
- a CDS encoding integration host factor subunit beta — MTKSDLIEVLSEKQSLLNYRDVELAVKLILEQMSDSLSQGDRIEIRGFGSFTLHHRPPRVGRNPKSGESVQLDEKYVPHFKPGKELRDRVNDAAGYQQ; from the coding sequence ATGACCAAATCAGATTTGATTGAAGTTTTATCTGAAAAACAATCTCTATTAAATTATCGTGATGTTGAGCTTGCCGTTAAACTCATTTTAGAACAGATGAGCGATAGCCTTTCACAAGGAGATAGAATTGAAATTCGCGGGTTTGGTAGTTTTACCTTACATCATCGACCACCACGTGTTGGGCGTAACCCAAAAAGTGGTGAATCTGTTCAGTTAGATGAAAAATATGTACCGCATTTCAAGCCTGGTAAAGAGTTGCGTGACCGCGTCAACGATGCGGCAGGTTATCAGCAGTAG
- a CDS encoding MTH938/NDUFAF3 family protein yields MKLSEEAVFEFNQIHSYDEQSVTVRQKNTQILKSYDLGFVLTPNQIIENIDVTNIQNLSADTLSALKALAPEVIIFATEAGLSFPLINMAKYFNEQGIGTEFMTLSSACHTYNLLLAEERSVVLLISP; encoded by the coding sequence ATGAAACTGAGTGAGGAAGCGGTTTTCGAATTTAACCAAATCCACTCATATGATGAACAGTCAGTCACTGTTCGCCAGAAAAATACACAAATTCTTAAGTCTTATGACCTTGGATTTGTTTTGACGCCAAATCAAATAATAGAAAATATTGACGTCACTAATATCCAAAATCTATCAGCAGATACGCTGTCTGCTTTAAAAGCGCTGGCTCCAGAAGTAATTATTTTTGCGACTGAAGCCGGCCTTTCTTTTCCCCTGATAAACATGGCCAAGTATTTCAACGAGCAGGGCATCGGAACCGAATTTATGACTTTGTCATCTGCCTGCCATACATACAATTTACTGTTAGCAGAAGAACGTTCAGTGGTATTGCTTATCAGTCCGTAA
- the ccoN gene encoding cytochrome-c oxidase, cbb3-type subunit I — translation MQAEQQYNYQVVKWFAYMACVYLVVGTGIGVYIASELAWPVLNFDNPYISFGRLRPLHTNAVIFAFGGSTLMATAYYIVQRTCRTRVWSDKLAWFTFWGWNLVILGAIITLPLGYTQSKEYAELEWPIDILIAAVWLAYTFNFIMTISIRKVSHIYVANWFFIAMMIMITYLHVVNSLAIPVDLFKSYSLFAGVQDAMIQWWWGHNAVGFFLTAGFLGIMYYFVPKQANRPVYSYRLSVIHFWALVFGYVWLGAHHLQYTALPDWTGSLGAAISLAMIIPSWGGAINGMFTLSGAWDKLRTDYILRFLIVSLAFYAMSTFEGPVMSSKTVNALSHYTDWTIGHVHSGALGWVAMVSIGALYHMVERMWGTTMYSVRLVNLHFWMATIGTAVYITAMWVSGIMQGLMWRAYDDYGNLAYTFVESVAQMHPYYAMRAVGGLIFFSGACVMLFNVTVTIRRAIAKPSAAMATAANI, via the coding sequence ATGCAAGCGGAACAACAATATAACTATCAAGTGGTCAAGTGGTTTGCCTATATGGCATGTGTCTACTTGGTCGTTGGCACCGGTATCGGTGTTTATATCGCCTCAGAGTTGGCTTGGCCAGTTCTGAATTTTGATAATCCATATATCAGTTTTGGTCGTTTACGTCCTTTACATACCAATGCGGTTATTTTTGCTTTTGGTGGTTCAACACTAATGGCTACAGCTTATTACATTGTTCAACGTACATGCCGCACACGGGTGTGGAGTGATAAGTTAGCCTGGTTCACATTTTGGGGCTGGAATCTTGTTATTTTGGGGGCAATCATTACTTTGCCACTTGGTTATACCCAATCAAAAGAATATGCTGAATTAGAATGGCCGATTGATATCCTTATTGCTGCAGTATGGTTGGCTTACACGTTCAACTTCATCATGACCATCTCCATTCGTAAAGTTTCACATATCTATGTAGCAAACTGGTTCTTTATTGCGATGATGATCATGATTACTTATTTACACGTTGTAAATAGTCTGGCTATCCCAGTCGATCTGTTTAAATCGTACTCACTATTTGCTGGTGTACAAGATGCGATGATTCAGTGGTGGTGGGGGCATAATGCCGTTGGTTTCTTCCTGACAGCCGGCTTTCTTGGAATTATGTACTATTTCGTACCCAAGCAAGCTAATCGCCCTGTTTATTCATATCGTTTATCTGTTATTCACTTCTGGGCATTAGTTTTCGGTTATGTATGGTTAGGTGCTCACCATCTTCAATATACTGCGTTACCTGACTGGACTGGCTCATTAGGTGCCGCTATATCATTAGCGATGATTATTCCTTCTTGGGGCGGAGCAATCAACGGTATGTTCACATTAAGTGGTGCTTGGGACAAACTGCGTACTGACTATATCTTACGCTTCCTGATTGTCTCTCTAGCATTCTATGCGATGTCGACATTTGAAGGTCCAGTAATGTCTTCAAAAACAGTAAACGCATTATCACACTACACTGACTGGACTATTGGTCACGTTCATTCTGGTGCCTTAGGTTGGGTAGCCATGGTGTCTATCGGTGCGCTTTATCATATGGTTGAGCGTATGTGGGGAACAACGATGTACTCAGTCCGTTTGGTTAACCTCCATTTCTGGATGGCTACAATTGGTACAGCGGTTTATATTACTGCTATGTGGGTGTCAGGCATCATGCAAGGTTTAATGTGGCGTGCATATGACGACTACGGTAACTTGGCGTATACCTTTGTTGAATCAGTGGCTCAAATGCATCCTTACTATGCCATGCGTGCTGTAGGTGGTCTGATTTTCTTCTCAGGCGCGTGTGTGATGTTATTTAACGTCACGGTGACTATCCGTCGTGCGATTGCTAAGCCATCGGCTGCAATGGCAACAGCTGCTAATATTTAA
- the ccoO gene encoding cytochrome-c oxidase, cbb3-type subunit II, translating to MSDHNSNKPVTFQEKLEKNIWALVLATALVVSVGGIVEIVPLFYLKTTFEDQVHPDYEELKTVRPYTALELAGRDIYQREGCFLCHSQMIRPFRDEKDRYGHYSLAVESKYDHPFQWGSKRTGPDLARVGGKYSDAWHIQHLHNPRSVVPESVMPSYPWLEEATIDGIGIEKRLRAMKVLGVPYTDEQINNAAAEVEGKTEMQALVAYLQVLGTMVNFEPGRAYRE from the coding sequence ATGTCTGATCATAATTCTAATAAACCAGTTACCTTTCAAGAGAAACTGGAAAAAAATATCTGGGCACTTGTGTTAGCAACAGCACTGGTAGTTTCAGTAGGTGGTATCGTAGAAATCGTACCTTTGTTCTACCTCAAAACCACATTTGAGGATCAAGTGCACCCGGACTATGAAGAGTTAAAAACTGTTCGTCCATATACAGCACTTGAATTAGCCGGTCGTGATATCTATCAACGTGAAGGCTGTTTTTTATGTCACTCACAAATGATTCGTCCTTTCCGCGATGAAAAAGATCGTTATGGTCATTATTCCTTGGCTGTTGAGTCAAAGTACGATCACCCATTTCAATGGGGTTCAAAACGTACTGGGCCAGACTTAGCTCGTGTAGGTGGAAAATATTCTGATGCATGGCATATTCAGCATTTACATAACCCACGTTCAGTTGTGCCTGAGTCTGTTATGCCAAGTTATCCATGGTTAGAAGAGGCCACTATAGATGGTATCGGAATAGAAAAGCGCTTAAGAGCAATGAAAGTCTTGGGTGTTCCTTACACGGATGAGCAAATTAATAATGCTGCTGCTGAAGTTGAAGGTAAAACAGAAATGCAGGCGTTAGTTGCTTATCTACAAGTGTTGGGAACAATGGTCAACTTTGAACCCGGCAGGGCATATCGTGAGTAA
- a CDS encoding cbb3-type cytochrome c oxidase subunit 3, translating to MTATDWFGLVFTVVIFVLMVVLYFWVLNPKNKDKIESHRTMLQDDDDTNSEK from the coding sequence ATGACTGCAACCGACTGGTTTGGCTTGGTGTTTACAGTAGTAATTTTTGTACTGATGGTGGTGCTCTATTTTTGGGTTCTTAACCCTAAAAATAAAGACAAAATAGAGTCTCACCGCACTATGCTGCAGGACGATGACGATACAAATTCGGAGAAATGA
- the ccoP gene encoding cytochrome-c oxidase, cbb3-type subunit III has translation MADNKKNPNEVPDTGHEWDGIRELENPPPRWWTNALYLSGLLVLVYFILYPSLPLINDSTKGLLGWTQIKEYKEDLAKVQDVRAPYEEKLASMTAEEILADTEMRNYAVGSSKVLFGDNCAACHGTGGVPAKNSGYPILADDDWLYGGDINTIVTSLAAGRHGMMMAHEKTLKPEEVDGLVKFVENLSNGKATEAGWKLFNEKGCVGCHGADAKGIHELGSANLTDKIWRFSGEPEEVRYTILHGVNDPSDPLTRVAIMPAWNEKLAVKLEAEKWDEEPEYEGDETQRLSVTEIKKLAVYVHQLGGGQ, from the coding sequence ATGGCTGATAATAAAAAGAATCCTAATGAAGTGCCAGATACAGGGCATGAATGGGATGGTATCAGAGAGTTAGAAAATCCACCTCCACGTTGGTGGACAAATGCCCTTTACTTGAGTGGCTTGTTAGTGTTGGTCTACTTTATCCTTTATCCATCACTGCCATTGATTAATGACAGTACAAAAGGATTATTAGGCTGGACTCAGATCAAAGAGTACAAAGAAGATCTGGCTAAAGTTCAGGATGTCAGAGCCCCATATGAAGAAAAATTAGCTTCAATGACGGCTGAAGAAATCCTTGCTGACACCGAAATGAGAAACTACGCAGTTGGTTCGAGCAAGGTGTTATTTGGTGATAACTGCGCTGCATGTCATGGCACTGGTGGTGTTCCAGCTAAAAACTCTGGCTATCCTATTCTGGCCGATGATGATTGGTTGTATGGCGGTGATATCAACACTATTGTCACCTCTCTTGCTGCTGGTCGTCATGGCATGATGATGGCACATGAGAAAACCTTAAAACCTGAGGAAGTGGATGGTTTGGTTAAATTTGTTGAAAACTTATCAAATGGCAAAGCCACAGAGGCCGGATGGAAGTTGTTTAACGAAAAAGGTTGTGTGGGTTGTCATGGAGCCGATGCTAAGGGGATCCATGAACTGGGTTCAGCAAATTTAACAGATAAAATATGGCGTTTTTCAGGGGAGCCTGAAGAGGTTCGCTACACCATTTTACATGGTGTTAATGATCCATCAGATCCATTAACTCGTGTTGCAATTATGCCTGCATGGAATGAAAAACTCGCCGTTAAACTTGAGGCCGAGAAATGGGATGAAGAGCCTGAATACGAAGGCGACGAAACTCAACGTTTATCTGTAACTGAAATTAAGAAGTTAGCTGTGTATGTCCATCAGTTAGGTGGTGGTCAGTAG
- the ccoG gene encoding cytochrome c oxidase accessory protein CcoG encodes MSQPQTSVNDDVSQIYEEVSDWHVNTGDQKVVAKRIKGRFRLRKWLGMSVWLIFFLGPYIRWNGHQAVLFDIPNRQFNFFQLTIYPQDIWMLSLTLLFFAILLAAVTSVAGRVFCGYFCFQTVWTDIYTFIETKLEGDSPQKAMKFKQAPWSLDKTARVLTKHALWIAIALITGISFAAWFTDAYQLWPEIFTLQAPLPVWISMAVFGVFTYVFAGFMREQVCFWLCPYARLQGVMYDQDTVLPAYDAERGEPRGKLKKGQQEDETKGSCIDCKVCVAVCPTGIDIRKGQQEGCITCGLCIDACDSIMDKTNQPRGLIRYASYKELHHDKNVLAMYKRPRVIIYSLILLTALSGIIYGFFTLSPTEFQVIHDRQPLYVRLSDGGIQNKYTLKLLNKTKQPIDVRYDVIGLDGATIHGMSDKITVQPGKVVPVTALVRVPDDKVQKGLVPIEFKAVVLNNSAISTSYESMFMAPE; translated from the coding sequence ATGAGTCAACCCCAAACAAGCGTTAATGATGATGTCAGCCAAATTTATGAAGAAGTCTCCGATTGGCACGTGAATACTGGTGACCAAAAAGTGGTTGCCAAACGAATCAAGGGCCGATTTCGACTCCGGAAGTGGCTAGGAATGTCAGTTTGGTTAATATTCTTTTTAGGCCCATACATTCGCTGGAATGGGCACCAGGCGGTTTTGTTTGATATTCCAAATCGACAATTTAATTTCTTTCAGTTAACGATTTACCCGCAGGATATCTGGATGTTATCGTTAACATTATTATTCTTTGCTATTTTACTCGCTGCAGTGACCAGTGTTGCCGGACGTGTGTTTTGCGGTTATTTCTGTTTTCAGACTGTTTGGACTGATATTTATACTTTTATCGAAACCAAGCTCGAAGGTGACAGCCCTCAGAAAGCGATGAAATTTAAACAAGCGCCTTGGTCACTTGATAAAACAGCACGAGTGCTGACAAAACATGCCTTATGGATTGCAATTGCGCTGATTACAGGTATTTCCTTTGCAGCATGGTTCACGGATGCCTATCAGTTATGGCCTGAGATTTTTACATTACAGGCACCATTACCCGTTTGGATATCAATGGCTGTATTTGGTGTGTTTACCTATGTTTTTGCTGGTTTTATGCGTGAACAAGTTTGTTTCTGGTTATGCCCTTACGCTCGTTTGCAAGGTGTGATGTATGATCAGGATACTGTGTTGCCAGCTTATGATGCTGAACGTGGTGAACCGAGAGGTAAACTAAAAAAAGGTCAGCAAGAGGATGAAACCAAAGGTAGCTGTATTGACTGTAAAGTCTGTGTTGCCGTCTGCCCAACTGGAATTGATATAAGAAAGGGACAGCAAGAAGGCTGTATCACTTGCGGCCTCTGTATTGATGCCTGTGACAGTATCATGGATAAGACTAATCAGCCAAGGGGCTTAATTCGTTATGCTTCTTATAAGGAACTGCATCACGATAAAAACGTCTTAGCCATGTATAAAAGGCCGCGTGTCATTATATATAGTTTGATTTTGCTGACAGCATTGTCAGGCATTATTTATGGTTTCTTTACGCTGTCGCCAACTGAGTTCCAAGTTATTCATGATCGACAGCCATTGTATGTACGACTTAGTGATGGTGGGATCCAGAATAAATACACGTTGAAGTTATTAAACAAAACGAAACAGCCAATCGACGTCCGTTATGATGTCATAGGATTAGATGGTGCAACCATACATGGTATGAGCGATAAAATTACTGTTCAGCCAGGTAAAGTTGTACCTGTGACGGCGTTGGTGAGAGTGCCCGATGATAAAGTTCAAAAAGGTCTGGTGCCGATAGAGTTTAAAGCTGTCGTGTTAAATAATTCAGCCATATCGACTTCATACGAAAGCATGTTTATGGCGCCTGAGTAG
- a CDS encoding FixH family protein, which translates to MNISQENSQALKNPWVLGMLVFLLVFLSANALFIYLAFKSPPNLVLEDFYEKGQAYAKTEEEIAKEKNLGWSGILLTPSATRVNQTQTYEALITGQNSAGLMLDSVKFFAYRPSDKRQDFSADMQPSGHGSFITDVSFNLPGSWDIIIEARRGDDKYVLTRRIQINP; encoded by the coding sequence ATGAATATTTCACAAGAAAATAGTCAAGCACTGAAAAACCCATGGGTATTGGGTATGCTGGTATTTTTACTAGTATTTCTAAGTGCTAATGCACTATTTATTTATTTAGCATTTAAATCACCACCCAACTTGGTGCTTGAAGATTTTTATGAAAAAGGTCAGGCCTACGCTAAAACAGAAGAAGAGATTGCTAAGGAAAAGAACCTTGGTTGGTCAGGTATTTTGCTGACACCATCGGCAACCAGAGTGAATCAAACGCAAACCTATGAAGCGTTGATTACGGGACAAAACTCTGCTGGTTTAATGTTAGATTCGGTGAAGTTCTTCGCCTACCGACCCTCTGATAAACGTCAGGACTTTTCTGCTGATATGCAGCCTTCTGGGCATGGTAGCTTTATCACTGATGTGAGTTTTAATTTGCCTGGTAGTTGGGACATTATCATCGAAGCTCGCCGTGGAGACGATAAGTACGTCTTAACGCGTCGCATACAAATTAATCCTTAA